In one Cloacibacillus porcorum genomic region, the following are encoded:
- a CDS encoding Eco57I restriction-modification methylase domain-containing protein, with the protein MLGGGNSSVIQRSLSKEEFDSERFIIGIKPLFASINTTERWIRSGIHIPQELKNTISSYRLLGRHTPPEGQGRIDILQIKLAPGTQLAASEKKCVKFLMKHMESDGADAVFAAITSARGEGYLSLFIESTAVRGIVIPDDILDYLSTEGIKNFLHKSCGLAPAALDGYFSDSCILFDDTVFARDAKKLDAALASMRFCDIAAAGGELVGAFIKKIAAVRLGLGKYFSESQPRTEERFIREFIENSLFVTDCSAAALDILKTELKLKFPQAEIEDDRFVWGSILVDNIFTDVKFDLILTNPPHLRSEQFSSIKELLSGYSSSRFNADIYCYYVEKAVSMLSSRGSAVFLISNKWMKSDYGAGLRDFFQYHNPAVIADLGKVPLLKGTVMPLSVVSVLKEPESSGVKFINASARPKDTPLPEYAEECARPLSECKFSSASWSFPESGIAALVAGIRERGVPLSCCTDNKIYRGILTGLNEAFVISPETAEAISAEEPASAELIVPFYSGRDIKRYYLPPVKKYLIFMPKGYTDRRRELSDGYLWFAQNHPRLASHLARYEAKASKRRDRGDYWWELRPCRYYDVFQRQKILLPVICRGISAVLDEGGAYANDKCCIIDSGDCFLLALLNSRLMSFIFRSVSAPLMNDYFELRPSTLAELPVRGMNPANASQRRLRAEITAYGEKLSRIYALNPPAKYGRPDGETLQTEKELNRAVYRLYGLTPAEINIVENN; encoded by the coding sequence ATGCTGGGCGGCGGCAATTCATCTGTCATTCAACGGTCTTTATCGAAAGAGGAATTTGATTCCGAAAGGTTCATCATCGGCATCAAACCTCTATTTGCAAGTATAAATACCACGGAAAGGTGGATACGCTCCGGCATTCATATACCGCAGGAGCTGAAAAACACCATCTCTTCATATCGGCTGTTGGGACGTCACACGCCTCCGGAGGGACAGGGCAGAATAGATATCCTCCAGATAAAGCTCGCCCCGGGGACGCAGTTGGCGGCTTCGGAGAAGAAGTGCGTCAAATTTCTCATGAAGCACATGGAGAGCGACGGCGCGGACGCAGTATTTGCCGCGATAACCTCCGCGAGGGGCGAGGGTTATCTTTCGCTTTTTATTGAGTCTACGGCGGTGCGCGGCATCGTCATTCCTGATGATATCTTGGATTATCTCTCTACGGAGGGGATCAAAAATTTTCTCCATAAGAGCTGCGGCCTTGCTCCCGCCGCGCTTGACGGTTATTTCTCCGACAGCTGCATTCTCTTTGACGATACGGTATTCGCGCGTGACGCAAAGAAGCTTGACGCCGCGCTCGCCTCGATGCGGTTCTGCGACATAGCGGCCGCCGGCGGCGAGCTTGTCGGGGCCTTCATCAAAAAGATCGCCGCCGTGCGCCTTGGGCTGGGTAAATATTTCAGCGAGAGCCAGCCACGTACGGAGGAGCGGTTCATACGCGAATTCATTGAGAATTCCCTTTTCGTAACGGATTGCAGCGCCGCGGCCCTCGACATCCTGAAAACAGAGCTGAAACTAAAATTCCCACAGGCTGAAATAGAAGATGATCGTTTTGTTTGGGGCAGTATTTTAGTTGACAATATATTCACAGACGTAAAATTTGACCTGATACTAACTAATCCGCCGCACTTGCGCAGCGAACAGTTCTCTTCCATAAAGGAGCTGCTTTCCGGTTATTCCTCGTCGCGCTTCAACGCCGATATTTACTGTTATTATGTGGAAAAGGCGGTTTCGATGCTCTCTTCACGCGGCAGCGCGGTGTTTTTGATCTCCAATAAATGGATGAAATCCGACTACGGCGCTGGGCTGCGCGATTTCTTTCAGTACCACAATCCAGCCGTCATCGCCGACCTGGGCAAGGTGCCGCTGTTAAAGGGCACCGTCATGCCGCTCTCCGTCGTATCGGTGCTGAAGGAGCCGGAGAGCAGCGGCGTGAAGTTCATCAACGCCTCCGCAAGACCGAAGGACACGCCCCTGCCGGAGTACGCTGAGGAGTGCGCGCGCCCTTTGTCGGAGTGTAAATTTTCCTCCGCTTCGTGGAGCTTCCCGGAAAGTGGGATCGCGGCGCTGGTGGCTGGCATACGCGAAAGGGGAGTCCCTCTTTCATGCTGCACCGATAATAAAATATACAGGGGAATCCTCACGGGGCTGAACGAGGCTTTTGTCATAAGCCCCGAAACGGCGGAGGCGATATCAGCGGAGGAACCGGCCTCGGCGGAACTTATCGTCCCCTTTTATTCCGGCCGCGATATAAAACGCTACTATCTGCCGCCAGTGAAGAAATATCTCATTTTCATGCCCAAAGGCTACACCGACAGGAGGCGCGAGCTCTCCGACGGATATCTGTGGTTCGCGCAGAATCACCCACGGCTGGCCTCGCACCTCGCCAGATATGAGGCCAAGGCGTCGAAGCGGCGCGACCGCGGCGACTATTGGTGGGAGCTGCGCCCCTGCCGTTATTATGATGTATTTCAAAGACAAAAGATACTTCTGCCGGTGATATGCCGCGGCATTTCCGCCGTTCTGGACGAGGGCGGCGCGTACGCGAACGATAAGTGTTGTATCATCGACAGCGGCGACTGCTTTCTCCTGGCACTGCTCAATTCAAGGCTGATGAGCTTTATCTTCCGCTCCGTATCGGCCCCGCTCATGAATGATTACTTTGAACTGCGTCCTTCGACGCTTGCGGAGCTGCCGGTCAGAGGGATGAACCCCGCAAACGCCTCCCAGCGCCGTCTTCGGGCGGAAATAACCGCCTACGGCGAAAAGCTTTCGCGCATATACGCGCTTAACCCGCCTGCAAAGTACGGCCGCCCGGACGGCGAGACGCTTCAGACGGAGAAGGAGCTGAACAGGGCCGTCTACAGGCTCTACGGACTGACGCCAGCCGAGATAAATATCGTCGAAAATAACTGA
- a CDS encoding CynX/NimT family MFS transporter: protein MSFVFKNKDKLLIAGIILLACNLRSPITGVGSLISYIMNDLHLSGSISGLITTVPLIAFAVVSPFAGKLAIRFGTGKTLTVSLLILAAGIALRSAGGTPAFFCGTAVIGIGIAFGNVLLPSIVKSAFPSKVGVLTGVYTTSIALSAGLSSGVSIPIASGNPFGWRGALAVWLILAIAAILLWLHLWGYRVVSSSTQAPVRFSSMFKSPIAWNVAIYMGVQSLLFYSFVAWLPAILQSKGVSPDTAGYFASVYQWIGIPASFAIPMLAGRMKGQRLLAGVISGIYAAGLFLFLLEDSYFALLLGVLLCGFCTGACLSLSMCLMGLRTSSAAQTAALSGISQSFGYALAAVSPALLGTLYDRTASWTMPIIFLLAMTVVLFLSGIFAGRQRTISFATEPAPSVNPEI from the coding sequence ATGTCTTTTGTTTTTAAAAATAAGGATAAACTACTGATCGCCGGCATTATCCTGCTCGCATGCAATCTGCGTTCCCCGATTACGGGAGTAGGATCTCTGATATCTTATATTATGAACGATTTGCACCTCTCCGGTTCGATCTCCGGACTGATCACGACCGTCCCCCTGATTGCCTTCGCCGTAGTCTCCCCGTTCGCGGGAAAGCTGGCCATACGGTTTGGTACTGGGAAAACCCTGACGGTCAGCCTGTTGATTTTGGCGGCAGGCATCGCCCTGCGGTCCGCTGGCGGGACTCCCGCCTTTTTTTGCGGTACCGCCGTTATCGGAATCGGCATCGCCTTTGGCAATGTGCTGCTGCCCAGCATCGTCAAATCTGCGTTCCCCTCTAAAGTTGGCGTTCTGACCGGCGTTTATACCACCAGCATCGCCCTTTCCGCCGGGCTGTCATCCGGCGTCAGCATTCCCATCGCAAGCGGCAACCCCTTCGGATGGCGCGGCGCGCTGGCCGTTTGGCTGATTTTGGCTATAGCCGCCATTCTGCTCTGGCTCCACCTGTGGGGCTACCGCGTGGTTTCTTCGTCCACGCAGGCTCCCGTCAGGTTCAGCTCTATGTTCAAATCGCCCATTGCGTGGAATGTGGCAATTTACATGGGGGTACAGTCACTGCTCTTTTACAGCTTTGTGGCGTGGCTGCCGGCGATTCTCCAATCAAAAGGCGTATCTCCGGATACCGCGGGATATTTTGCGTCGGTATACCAATGGATCGGTATCCCCGCGTCCTTTGCCATACCTATGTTGGCCGGCAGGATGAAGGGGCAGAGACTTCTGGCAGGTGTGATCTCGGGCATTTACGCCGCCGGCCTTTTTCTCTTTTTGCTGGAAGATTCGTATTTCGCACTTCTGCTGGGCGTGCTGCTATGCGGCTTCTGCACCGGGGCGTGCCTGAGCCTCTCTATGTGCCTGATGGGACTGCGCACAAGCAGCGCTGCGCAGACGGCGGCGCTGTCCGGGATCTCACAGTCCTTCGGTTACGCTTTGGCTGCCGTCAGTCCGGCTCTCCTGGGCACCCTCTATGACAGGACGGCATCGTGGACTATGCCCATTATCTTCTTGCTCGCTATGACCGTTGTGCTGTTTTTATCCGGCATCTTTGCGGGGCGGCAGCGCACGATTTCTTTTGCCACGGAACCAGCGCCGTCGGTAAATCCGGAAATCTGA
- a CDS encoding ABC transporter substrate-binding protein — MRFIKVFLALVFGVVLQVGTAMAASNTINLAYNPSTGNILGFIAIDKGFAKEEGFDINLVPFSNSTDALSALRAEKIDIAVSFGTAAPLTFVTKGADFTIFAGYVSGGMPVYAKPDFKYEGMKSFVSKKVAVPRMYTPDIVWRGAMMRAGYDPSKDCEIMEFKKPSEVLAAVKSGKADVGVGTNSTYLQSVASGLKTLTWTNDLDPMHVCCRPVANTKWIKSNPKLVKAFIRAWIRAEDVLINNPEYCVTLNMKYMQLDEENSRTMLQKTNQVFESDPKTNGVRYMWELLGKLKYADTAGIDINDHINSSIYKEALDELRSEYPNNKNFKMFEERYKKYNN, encoded by the coding sequence ATGAGGTTCATCAAGGTATTTCTGGCATTGGTGTTTGGTGTGGTATTGCAAGTGGGGACGGCTATGGCTGCCAGTAACACTATCAACTTGGCCTATAACCCTTCTACCGGCAATATACTTGGTTTCATCGCCATCGACAAGGGGTTTGCAAAGGAAGAAGGATTTGATATTAACCTGGTGCCGTTTTCAAATTCAACTGATGCGTTATCGGCCTTGAGAGCGGAGAAGATCGATATTGCAGTTTCATTTGGTACGGCGGCGCCTCTGACATTTGTAACCAAAGGCGCGGATTTTACGATTTTTGCTGGATATGTTTCAGGCGGAATGCCGGTCTACGCAAAACCGGATTTTAAGTACGAAGGGATGAAGTCTTTCGTTAGTAAGAAGGTTGCTGTACCGCGGATGTATACTCCTGATATCGTATGGCGCGGAGCTATGATGCGCGCAGGATATGACCCAAGCAAGGATTGCGAGATAATGGAGTTTAAAAAGCCCTCGGAGGTTCTCGCGGCCGTCAAATCCGGCAAGGCGGATGTGGGCGTAGGAACGAATTCAACGTATCTTCAGTCTGTGGCTTCCGGGCTAAAGACACTCACCTGGACGAATGATCTTGATCCTATGCATGTCTGCTGCCGTCCAGTGGCAAATACGAAATGGATTAAGAGTAATCCTAAGCTCGTAAAGGCTTTTATACGCGCATGGATACGTGCTGAGGATGTTCTGATTAACAACCCGGAATACTGTGTTACCCTGAACATGAAATATATGCAGCTTGACGAGGAAAATTCTCGTACTATGCTCCAGAAAACGAACCAGGTATTTGAATCAGACCCTAAGACGAACGGTGTGCGCTATATGTGGGAGCTGCTTGGTAAGCTGAAATATGCCGATACGGCGGGCATCGATATCAACGACCATATAAATAGTTCGATATACAAAGAAGCTCTGGACGAACTGCGCTCAGAATATCCTAACAACAAGAATTTTAAAATGTTTGAGGAACGTTATAAGAAATATAATAATTAA
- a CDS encoding ABC transporter ATP-binding protein — translation MPFINIRNIHFSYGEEKILDNIDMDIERGDFVCLLGQSGCGKSTFLRLLAGLAAPSSGSIVINGKVVTGASLDRGVVFQDYSLFPWFTSGKNIVLSMQQKFRDITKQDLKERAMFFLKRVGLDESVYNKYPNELSGGMRQRCAICRSFALDPPILLMDEPFGALDAVTRAHLQNLILSLWNQDSGTRKTIFFVTHDVEEALYLSTKIYVFGLKPSRVIYSCVLDKARFCTREQLLNDPKISSLRQQLVTILNNDIETKLN, via the coding sequence ATGCCTTTTATTAATATTAGAAATATCCACTTTTCATACGGAGAAGAAAAAATTTTAGATAATATCGATATGGATATAGAGCGTGGTGATTTTGTCTGCCTGCTTGGTCAATCCGGATGTGGCAAAAGCACTTTCCTCCGTTTGTTAGCAGGGCTAGCGGCTCCCAGCTCTGGTTCTATCGTAATCAACGGCAAGGTAGTAACCGGCGCAAGCCTGGACAGAGGCGTGGTTTTTCAGGATTACAGCCTCTTCCCCTGGTTTACGTCCGGTAAAAACATTGTACTCTCCATGCAGCAAAAGTTTCGCGATATAACAAAACAAGATTTGAAAGAACGAGCCATGTTTTTTCTAAAACGTGTCGGTCTCGATGAGTCAGTTTATAATAAATATCCCAATGAACTTTCTGGAGGGATGCGGCAGCGTTGCGCAATATGCCGCTCGTTTGCGCTGGATCCTCCCATCCTGCTGATGGATGAGCCGTTTGGGGCATTGGATGCCGTAACGAGGGCGCATCTGCAGAATCTGATTCTATCTCTTTGGAACCAGGACAGCGGAACACGGAAAACTATTTTTTTTGTTACTCACGACGTTGAAGAAGCTCTTTATCTTTCCACAAAGATCTATGTCTTTGGACTAAAGCCGAGCAGGGTCATATATTCGTGTGTTCTGGATAAGGCACGCTTTTGTACGCGCGAACAGCTATTAAACGATCCTAAGATTAGTTCGTTAAGGCAGCAATTAGTTACTATATTAAATAATGATATAGAAACTAAACTAAATTAA
- a CDS encoding DMT family transporter has protein sequence MNNRRMFSVMMLSTASLIWGTSFVAQILGMEFIGPFTFCTARYVVALLFLVPLALLMDRRRGAGAGGNPAVISDWRGCFRSGVLCGSALFIASGLQQIGLLYTTAGKAAFITAMYIVIVPVYGLFMKKIPSKLTTFAIIFSTVGLYLLSIKEDFRIEMGDALILASALFWAAHIMICDRFAKYYDTVKLSTVQFGTVALFSAAAMLLFEAPKLAPLLASWLPIFYAGLFCTGISYTLQMAAQRDVSPVTTCIILSAEALFAAIFGYLVLGERLSEREMIGCAVLFLATLIAQIQEVKSGMDMEPGA, from the coding sequence ATGAATAACCGCCGCATGTTCTCTGTAATGATGCTTTCAACGGCCTCGTTGATTTGGGGCACCTCCTTTGTCGCCCAGATACTGGGAATGGAGTTTATCGGGCCGTTCACCTTTTGCACGGCGAGATATGTGGTCGCGCTCCTCTTCCTGGTCCCCTTAGCCCTGCTTATGGACCGGCGCAGAGGCGCAGGGGCAGGCGGAAACCCCGCCGTCATATCGGACTGGCGCGGCTGTTTCCGGAGCGGCGTCCTCTGCGGAAGCGCGCTTTTTATCGCCTCCGGCCTGCAGCAGATAGGGCTGCTCTATACGACGGCCGGCAAGGCCGCCTTTATTACGGCGATGTATATCGTGATCGTTCCCGTTTACGGCCTCTTCATGAAAAAAATTCCCTCCAAGCTGACGACCTTTGCCATTATATTCAGCACCGTAGGGCTCTATCTGCTCTCGATCAAGGAAGATTTTCGGATCGAGATGGGGGACGCCCTCATCCTTGCCAGCGCTCTTTTCTGGGCGGCCCACATAATGATATGCGACCGCTTTGCGAAGTATTACGATACGGTCAAGCTCTCGACGGTGCAGTTCGGGACGGTGGCTCTCTTCTCCGCCGCAGCGATGCTCCTCTTTGAGGCTCCCAAGTTAGCGCCGCTGCTGGCCTCATGGCTGCCGATATTCTATGCGGGGCTCTTCTGCACCGGAATCTCCTACACGCTCCAGATGGCGGCGCAGAGGGATGTAAGCCCAGTGACGACCTGTATCATACTCAGCGCAGAGGCGCTCTTCGCCGCTATCTTCGGTTATCTGGTCCTCGGTGAACGCCTCTCCGAGCGTGAAATGATCGGCTGTGCGGTGCTCTTCCTCGCGACCCTCATTGCGCAGATACAGGAGGTAAAATCTGGAATGGACATGGAACCGGGCGCTTAA
- the tnpC gene encoding IS66 family transposase: protein MEELIRELEELKNKYAELEEKNSGLELERQKLEKKVAYYEECLRLSRHRQYASSSEKSEADSRQLLLFDEAENESDVKKPEPTVCEITYTRRSRKGGSKPEDDFEDLPTERLEYTLSEEERSCPECGGKMHLIGYDERREIEIIPASVKVVVHAQGIYGCRRCERENTHVPIKKADVPAPVIKGSAASASSIAHIMTQKYMQGVPLYRQELSFMKEGIKLSRQTMANWLLRAGKEWLYPLYNEMRRKLLEEEILHADETEIQVLREPGRASRTKSYMWLYRTGKYSAYPVVLFQYQETRSSSHPIKFLNGFRGCLHTDGYAGYGRLGAEIRRCGCWAHVRRKFHEGIQAVPQEEQPTCASQKGLEYCDRLFSLERDYAKLTPEERRVKRLEQSKAVTDAFFAWVSNTPALPKSALGRALHYALEQRPLLETFYLDGRLEISNNMAERSIKPFVIGRKNWLFSCSPKGAETSAVIYSIIETAKENHLKPYEYLKYILENMPNTAPERYHTILPWSKELPCHCKLKEQTDSTAGDNDESCDHASDAGVNDSAE, encoded by the coding sequence ATGGAAGAGCTTATACGTGAACTGGAAGAGTTGAAGAATAAATATGCGGAGCTTGAGGAAAAGAATTCCGGTCTTGAGCTTGAACGACAGAAGCTGGAGAAGAAGGTCGCTTATTATGAAGAGTGCCTGAGGCTGAGCCGTCACAGGCAGTATGCGAGTTCAAGCGAGAAGAGCGAAGCGGATTCCCGTCAGCTTCTTCTTTTTGACGAGGCGGAAAATGAGTCGGACGTCAAAAAGCCGGAGCCCACGGTTTGTGAGATAACATATACAAGAAGAAGCCGTAAAGGCGGATCAAAGCCGGAGGATGATTTTGAGGATCTCCCCACGGAGAGATTGGAATACACCCTTTCGGAAGAAGAGCGGTCCTGTCCGGAATGCGGCGGCAAAATGCATCTTATAGGATATGATGAAAGACGCGAGATAGAGATCATCCCGGCCAGCGTAAAGGTCGTGGTCCATGCCCAGGGAATATACGGCTGCCGCCGATGCGAGAGAGAAAACACGCATGTTCCGATAAAAAAGGCGGATGTTCCTGCTCCGGTGATAAAGGGAAGTGCCGCCTCCGCGTCGTCTATAGCACACATCATGACGCAGAAATACATGCAGGGAGTGCCGTTATACCGCCAGGAACTCTCGTTCATGAAAGAGGGAATAAAACTTAGCAGACAGACGATGGCGAACTGGCTTCTGCGTGCAGGGAAAGAGTGGCTGTACCCGCTATACAATGAAATGCGCCGTAAACTTCTGGAAGAAGAGATACTCCATGCGGATGAAACAGAGATACAGGTACTGCGTGAACCCGGAAGGGCTTCACGTACCAAATCCTACATGTGGCTGTACCGTACCGGAAAATACTCCGCTTACCCCGTCGTCTTATTTCAATACCAGGAGACCCGTTCAAGCTCACACCCCATAAAATTCCTCAACGGCTTCAGAGGCTGTCTGCACACAGACGGCTATGCGGGATATGGCAGACTCGGTGCAGAAATTCGCCGCTGTGGCTGCTGGGCCCATGTGAGAAGAAAATTTCACGAAGGGATACAGGCGGTTCCACAAGAAGAACAACCAACCTGCGCCTCACAGAAAGGACTTGAATACTGTGACAGACTCTTCTCTCTTGAACGTGACTATGCAAAACTGACGCCGGAAGAGCGCCGTGTCAAAAGACTTGAACAAAGCAAGGCGGTAACGGACGCCTTCTTCGCGTGGGTCTCGAACACCCCCGCCCTCCCCAAATCGGCACTCGGAAGGGCTCTGCACTATGCCCTTGAACAGAGGCCGTTACTTGAGACCTTCTACCTTGACGGCAGATTAGAAATCTCCAACAACATGGCGGAACGAAGCATAAAACCATTCGTCATAGGCAGAAAAAACTGGCTCTTTTCCTGCTCCCCCAAAGGAGCGGAAACCAGCGCGGTAATCTACTCAATAATAGAGACGGCAAAAGAGAACCACCTCAAACCATACGAATACCTCAAATACATCCTTGAAAACATGCCCAACACGGCACCGGAGCGATACCATACCATCCTGCCCTGGAGCAAAGAACTTCCATGTCACTGTAAATTGAAAGAGCAGACTGATTCAACGGCCGGCGACAACGACGAATCCTGTGACCATGCCTCTGATGCCGGAGTCAACGACTCTGCTGAATGA
- a CDS encoding ABC transporter permease — protein MRRLARFIKFYGGTIIILFASFCMYEVATDLCGWLDPVLFPGFSRIWPTVTGSSPQLFECFLSSMGLLIPGYFIAALAGIILGVVIALSPRFHKNLKPIIFALSPIPPSMLTPYLIAVLPTFYISSVAVIFIGCFWPFLNGTISGILLIDQKYLDNSKVLELSGIQMLTNVILPAASPMILAGAGTALNFAFILLTVAEMFATNSGLGYYIQYYADFSDYARVLGGLLVTIFVFVSIMIGFDAFKRRVLFWTLNEHH, from the coding sequence ATGAGAAGGTTGGCAAGGTTTATCAAATTTTACGGCGGTACGATCATTATTCTGTTTGCGTCGTTCTGCATGTATGAGGTTGCGACCGATCTCTGCGGCTGGCTCGATCCCGTACTTTTCCCAGGGTTCTCGAGAATATGGCCTACGGTGACAGGCTCGTCTCCGCAGCTTTTCGAATGCTTCCTCAGCTCTATGGGGCTTTTGATTCCGGGATATTTCATCGCGGCTCTCGCGGGTATAATTCTAGGCGTGGTCATCGCTTTGTCTCCGCGCTTTCATAAGAATTTGAAGCCTATTATCTTCGCGCTGAGCCCTATTCCGCCTTCAATGCTGACGCCGTATCTGATTGCCGTCTTGCCAACCTTTTATATTTCTTCTGTGGCGGTCATATTTATCGGTTGCTTTTGGCCGTTCCTTAACGGCACAATCAGCGGGATTCTACTGATAGACCAAAAGTATCTTGACAATTCTAAAGTACTTGAATTGTCGGGTATACAGATGCTGACAAATGTCATCCTGCCTGCCGCATCTCCAATGATATTGGCAGGAGCAGGTACCGCGCTGAATTTCGCTTTTATATTGCTGACGGTTGCAGAGATGTTCGCCACTAATTCAGGGTTGGGGTACTACATACAATATTATGCGGATTTTTCTGACTACGCACGTGTTCTGGGCGGACTTTTGGTTACGATATTTGTTTTTGTATCTATCATGATAGGTTTTGACGCCTTTAAGAGGCGCGTACTCTTTTGGACTTTGAACGAACATCACTGA
- the tnpB gene encoding IS66 family insertion sequence element accessory protein TnpB (TnpB, as the term is used for proteins encoded by IS66 family insertion elements, is considered an accessory protein, since TnpC, encoded by a neighboring gene, is a DDE family transposase.): MIESGNKDIYIVCGATDMRKGVDGLAAIVNFRLACDFSGTSMFIFCNKSRNRVKIIEWDGDGFWLYQKRLERGTFPWPAEGSVKRMVITKDEFSCLFSGTKLRRRLSMDEVFPEVTA, translated from the coding sequence ATGATCGAGAGCGGTAATAAAGATATATATATTGTCTGCGGCGCTACGGATATGCGTAAGGGTGTCGACGGTCTGGCTGCCATCGTAAATTTCAGGCTTGCCTGTGATTTCAGCGGTACGTCTATGTTTATCTTTTGTAATAAGAGCCGTAACAGGGTGAAGATCATCGAGTGGGACGGCGACGGTTTCTGGCTGTATCAGAAGAGGCTTGAACGCGGTACTTTCCCGTGGCCTGCGGAGGGGAGTGTGAAGAGGATGGTTATCACTAAGGATGAATTTTCCTGTCTGTTTTCAGGCACTAAGCTGCGCCGCAGACTCAGTATGGACGAGGTTTTCCCCGAGGTGACGGCGTAA
- a CDS encoding type II toxin-antitoxin system RelE family toxin: protein MGWRIELSRQAEKELAAINKPDALRIAKYLAELEKLQDPRLRGKALSANLSGLWRYRIGDWRVLCRIEDGCLIVLVVQIGHRSTVYG, encoded by the coding sequence TTGGGCTGGAGGATTGAGCTTTCGCGGCAGGCAGAAAAAGAACTTGCCGCAATTAACAAACCCGACGCACTGCGCATCGCCAAATACCTCGCTGAGCTCGAAAAACTACAAGATCCAAGACTCCGCGGTAAGGCGCTCTCGGCAAACCTTTCCGGCCTCTGGCGCTACCGTATAGGTGACTGGCGTGTCTTATGTCGTATAGAGGATGGATGTCTCATCGTCCTCGTAGTGCAGATTGGACACCGAAGCACAGTCTACGGCTAA
- the relB gene encoding type II toxin-antitoxin system RelB family antitoxin, giving the protein MLAIRLDEKTESRLEDLSSKTGRTKTWYVRKAIETYIDDLEDAAIAASAYEEYLFDGGKSSPLEDVRRRLGLED; this is encoded by the coding sequence ATGCTTGCTATCCGTCTTGACGAAAAAACAGAAAGCCGTCTCGAAGATTTGTCCAGCAAAACAGGGCGAACAAAAACTTGGTATGTTCGCAAAGCTATAGAGACTTATATTGACGACCTTGAGGATGCAGCTATCGCAGCCTCCGCCTACGAAGAATACCTTTTTGACGGCGGAAAATCTTCACCGTTGGAAGACGTCAGGCGTCGCCTTGGGCTGGAGGATTGA